Genomic segment of Octadecabacter arcticus 238:
CATGCGCCGCGGTGATATCGGGGTCGTTGACGAGCTGCCTCGGCAGACTTTCTGTGTTTTGCCGTGCTTGGCACGAGACGACGCTTTCCCGGAATGCTGCGCAGATCGGAGCCGATGTTGACCAATTTGACGGGCACTTCATCTTGCTGCCTACTCCTTTGGTGGGGCACGACATTGGGGTTTCTGACCACGGCGGAAGGTCTCAATGATGCGCATTGCTCCACCACAGTCTGGACAAGGTTCTCGTAACGTTAACGGGATGATATCGGCGCTTGGCGGATCGTCGGGCTTCGCGATTTCTGCTCCGAGCAAGGTGCGGACCTTTGCGAGATTGACCTTGCGGGTTGCGCTAGCCAGCAGGCCATAATGCCGGATACGGTGGAAGCCGTCAGGCAGTGTATGGATCAGGAAACGGCGGAGGAACTCGTCCGTGGCTAGGCGCATTGTAGTCTGTTGTTCGCCGGTCTTGATCCGGTAATTCTTCCAGCGGAAGGCGACCGTCTCGGCATCCGCGCTGATCAGGCGGCTGTTAGAAATCGCCACGCGGTGCGTATATCGGCTGAGATAGGCGAGCACCGCCTCGGGTCCTCCGAAAGGCGGTTTGGCATAGACCACCCATTCTGATTTGCGTAACGGAGCCAGCCATGTGGTGAAGGTGTCGGGGTTCGCCAGACTGGTGTGGTCACCAAAGAAGGCAAGTTTGCCCGCGCGATGTAAGGCCAGAAGCCCCTCACTGAACGACTACCGGCTGACGCCGGTAGGTTCCCTTTTTGAATGTAATTCAAGATACTGAAGTATGACAGCGTCAGTGACATTGCCGCTGGTTGTTGAGAAAAATCCGCGAGCCCAAAACCGCTGGCCCCAGTACCGTTTGCGCAGTTCGGGAAACTCGCGCTGTATCTTATAAGACGAGCGTCCCTTGATCCGCATCATCACCTTTGACAATGCTATCTGAGGCGGGACCGATATGAACATGTGGACGTGATCGGTCGACAATACGCCCTTCTCAATATGCACGCCAAGTTCTTGGCATGTTTGGATAATGATTTCACGGATACGCTCACGCATCTCACCGCGCATAACTTTGTATCGGTATTTTGTTGTCCAGACGACGTGAAACCGGTGATAAAATTTGGTATGGCTTCCTGTGGAATAGATCATAATCTTCCCTCTCATTTTTAAGACCCTTACCGCTTCGCGGGGTCTTAAAAATGAGAGGGAAGATTATAGTACATTACGCTAAAGCGGACCGGCTGGAAGCCGGTGGCTTTAATCCCGTTTGTGGAAAGTAAACAAGCGTCGGAACAGTCGAGACAGCACACGCACGTGCAGAAAGAACCCCGGCTTGCACGCGACCCACCTCTTGCCGTCTTTTGACAATCCGCCACCGGGAATGACCATGTGGATGTGTGGGTGATGTGTCAGCGCCGAGCCCCAAGTATGTAGAACGCTGGTTAGACCGATGCGTGCGCCAAGTCGCTTGGGATCGGCGGCGATGGTCGTGACGGTCTGCGCAGATGCTTTGAATAAAAGTCCATAAATAGCTTTCTTATTCCAATATGCGATGCGGGCGATCTCAGCAGGCAGGGTGAAGACGACGTGGAAGTATTCCACTGGCAGCAGATCGTCGGCGCGTGCGGCCATCCAGTCGCGCGCGGCAGGACCCTGACATTTGGGACAGTGCCGGTTTTTGCAGGAGTTGTAGGCGATGTGCTGATGATTGCATTCGCTACATGCCGCCACATGCCCGCCGAGCGCCTCGGTTCGGCAAGCCTCAATCGCTGACATAACCTTGAGCTGAGCCAGGCTAACATGCCCCGCATTGGCCCACCGCCACGTGGGGCCATAGGAGCGGAAAATGTCAGCGATCTCCAGCTTGTGCCCGGTCTCCAACCTCGGGTGCTACTCGAGCCCCCGTCGTAGCGTGCGATCTTGCAATTGCTTGAGCCCCTCGAACGGGCTGACCGTATTGCGGATCGTTTTGGCGGCAACGTGGGTGTAGCGGGCTGTCGTGCTCAGTTTTGAATGCCCAAGCAAAACCTGGATTACGCGTACGTCCGTTCCAGCCTCCAGAAGGTGGGTCGCGAAGCTGTGCCGCAGAGTATGCAGCGTCGCAGGTTTGTTGATCCCAGCCATATGTTTGGCGGATGTGAAGGCGCGGTTCAATTGGCGCAGGGACAACGGGTTGATCTTTGGTTTGCCGGGAAACAGCCACCCCTCAGGACGTGCCTCAAGCCAGTACTCACGCAGCAGGTCAAGCAGCCCCGGCGACAGCATGGCCTTGCGATCTTTACCATTCTTACCCTCATCTACATGGATCAGCATCCGGCCACTGTCGATGTCCACCACTTTGAGATGGCAGACTTCTGAAGCCCGTAGTCCTGCGCCATAGGAGATACCGAGTGCCGCACGATATGTGAGACCTGGTCCAGGCACCGCCGCCAGCAGATCACCAATTTCCTCGACGCTCAGAACAACAGGCAGCCTCCTCGGTTTGCGTCGGAACTGCATGTATCGTTTCATCTCTTCGCGCCCGCAGGTCACACCGAAGAATAACCGCAGCGACACAATCCGGGTATTGAAGGTCGACGTCGTCACCTCGGTGTCCGTCATGTGAAGCTGATAAGCCCTGAGTTCGTCAGGTGTCGCCGTATCCGGCGAGCGACCAAGAAATGTCGCAAAATGTTTGATCGCACGGATGTGACCCTTCTGGGTTGTCTCACCAATCGCGCGGATACGCATATCTTCAATCATCCGCTGGCGCAGCGCCGTTGTCTTCTCTTCCTTCATGGCAACCTCCTGTTTGTGGATTGAGAAAGCCCCAATCGTCAAACAGATTTGCCAAATCACAAAACCAAAAGTTCAGGTCAGCATGCAACCACAGCAACAAGCGCAATTGCCGCGAGAGCGGCTTAGTCCATCCGCCCTTGTTGTCGAATGTCGCTCACGGCCCAAACCAGACCTTCACCACCTGATCAAAATGCTGCAGCGCAGCTCGTCATTGCGGCCATTCGTGCAACCCGACCAGATCAAGTTCTTACACGCGTCGTGCAAGAACAGTGTTTAACGTTTGCTGCAATTGATGTTTCATGATGCCAAATGCTCGAACAGGCGGGCGACAGCTTCAGCACCTGGATCGATGTGACCCTCCAGCTGTTCGGCGTTGATATACGTTGCGCGTCCCGCCTTTGCGGTCGTCAGCGTTGCTGTGTAGTCCGCGCCTTTGCGCGCAGCATTCGATGCAGACGTGAGGCCCGCATCCAGCGCGTCAAGCGCAGGGGCCAGTGCATCTACCATCGTGCGGTCACCGGGGTTCGCACCTCCAACTTGGCGCATCCGTTCCAGACCTGCCTGCAAGGCAGCGCGCATTGGCTTTCCCGATGCCGAGGCATCCCCTGCCGCCGCAAAAAAGATTGCCAACAATACGCCGGAAGATCCGCCCATAGTCTGGCTGAGTTCCAACCCAATCGCACGATAAAGCTGGGTGTGATCTGCCAAAGGCAACGTATCCATAGCCTCGATCAGAGCTTTGCCAGCCGTGGCAAGCGTCGATCCTGTGTCACCATCACCAGACTTAGCGTCAAGGACGTTCAGATCAGCTTCAGATGCGATCAAAATTTCGCAGCACGTTGTCAGGAAAGCTTTTGTTGCTGCATGTGGCGATGCGGGCGCACGGATCGGCGAAAGACCATCGGGCAATGGCAATACTTTCGTAGGTGTACGTGGGTTACATCCAGGCCAGCCGACAACATCGACAGGCTGCAATAGCAATGCTTCATCTGCCTTGGTTAGCTCAACCACGGAAATTGAAAACCCATGCATATCCAATGCGGTCATCATAGCATTTGGACCGATGATGTATTTGATTCTGTCTTTGATGTCAGATGACAAAAGGTCCTGCGTCAGGATCGACATCTCCAACACGGACGCCCCACCAAGGTTGTTGATTAGAACGGCATGCTGTGCATCCGCCATCGTCGGGACAAGCTTTTCCACGACTTTCGCAACGGCGTCTTTAGCGCCTGATGATACGACTTGTTCGACCCCTGCTTCGCCGTGAATGCCCAAACCCAGTTCAGCCATTCCTTCGGGAATGCGGTTTTCTTTGGGCGATCCAGGAACAGTACAGGTGTCCAGTGACATACCAATGCTACGGCTATTCTTGATCACACGTTTCGCGGCCTTGGTGCACTCCTCAAGTGAGGCCCCGTTTTCAGCCATCGCCCCCGCGATTTTGTGAACGAAGAGCGTACCTGCCAAACCGCGTGCTTGTGGCAGATCGGGAAGCGCGACGTCATCGTCCAAAATCACCATCGACACCTTGTGTCCAAATGCGCGTGCACGTTCGGCGGCAAGACCAAAGTTCAGTCGATCACCGGTGTAGTTTTTGACAATCAACAGACACCCTGCCGGTCCCGTGACGGCCAATATACCAGCCAGAACCGCGTCTGCAGAGGGGGAGGCAAACACGTCACCGCAAACCGCTGCGGTTAGCATACCAGCACCCACAAAGCCTGCGTGTGCAGGTTCATGACCAGAACCACCGCCCGATACCAATGCCACCTTGGATTTACCCCAATCGCTACGCACCACGACGCGGATATGTGGATAGCCATCAAGACGCGCAAGCTTGCCGCCCGATGCTGCAATCGTTCCGTTGATGGCGTCTGTCACCATGTCTTCTTTGTTGTTTATAAACTGCTTCATGGCCATTTCCCCTTACGCAACGCGCGCGCCATCGGCGCCAAAATAGAGTGCTTTGTGCGGACGAATTTTAACGATATCGCCCGCTTTAAGATCAGTGTGCGCATCTGTGACGGTAATCAAATCGTGGGACTTGAATGACAGATGCAGGCGCGTTTGATCGCCAAGATGTTCAACGCGGTGCACGGTGCTGTCTTCGCCGTCCCCTTGCAAAATCTGTTCAGGGCGCAGCCCGATATGAGTGGCCGCACCGGGCGCGCCGCCAAAGATATCTGCGGGCAGAACGTTGATGCGCGGCTGTCCAAGACGGCTGGCAGCGTAAACGCTGACGGGGTTTTCGTACAATTCACGCGGTGTGCCAAATTGCACCAGCTTGCCGTTGTCCAAAACGCCGACGTGGGTCGCCATTGTCATGGCTTCAATTTGGTCATGAGTCACATACAGAAGCGTCGCACCGGAATTTGCCTGAATGCCTTTCAGCTCGATCCGCAAGTCTGAGCGAAGTTTGGCGTCCAGCGAACTCAGCGGTTCATCCATCAGATAAACCGACGGTTGGCGCACCAAGGCACGACCAATGGACACGCGCTGCATTTCGCCACCCGACAAGGCCGTGGCTTTGTTGTCCAGCTTGTGGCTGATCTGCAGTACTTCGGCGACCTCGTTAACTTTTCGATCAATCTCTGGCTGAGGGGTGCGCAGGATCGGCGACTTGAGTGGAAATTCAAGGTTTTGACGCACAGTCAAATGTGGATAAAGCGAGTATTGCTGAAACACCATCGTCACATCACGTTGTGCGGGCGTCATCCCCGCCATGTCGCGCCCACCAATTGTGATGCCGCCCTTGTCGGGTTTATCAAGGCCTGACACCATGCGCAGTGTCGTCGTTTTGCCCGCGCCCGTGGGGCCAAGCAGAACGACAAACGAACCATCAGGGACGGTCATGGTCACATCGTCCAATGCAACGTCCTCACCAAAGGATTTGGACACATTCGTAAGGGTGACTTCAGCCATGGGACAACACTCCTTGGTTGGCATGACTGCGCAGGGCGCGCCCTGTCGATGCATCGAAAATGGTTACGGTGCGCGCATCAAAACGCAGGCCAATTTGCTCACCAACGGCGACGTTTTTCAGAGAGGCTTCGCGTGCTTTGATCTGACCGTTCGGGGTATCGAGCGTGATGATCTGCGTCGTGCCAAGGTATTCCGTGGCGACGACTTTGCCACGATAAGGTGCTGCATCATCAAGATGGACATGTTCTGGCCGCACACCGAAGGTGAGGTCACCACTCGCACCGTCCAGCAATTCCGGCATGTTCAAAACAACATCATCAAGCTGAACCGATGCCTGCCCGCCCGCAACTTTACCTTTGAAATCGAGGAAGTTCATACAGGGTGAGCCAATAAACTGCGCCACAAATTTCGTTGCAGGCCAGTCGTAGATCTCTTGCGGTACGCCGAACTGTTCAACAGAACCGTGGTTCATCACGACGATCTTGTCGCCCATCTGCATGGCCTCAAGCTGGTCATGGGTGACGTAGACCGTCGTAGCGTTCATACGGTCGTGAAGGTTGCGGAGTTCCTCGGACATGTGTTCGCGAAATTCCGCATCAAGTGCACCCAATGGCTCGTCCATAAAGAACGCCTTGGGGTCGCGAACGATGGCGCGACCAAGCGCAACACGCTGACGGTCACCACCAGATAGGCCACCAACAGGTTTCTTGAGAATGTCGGTAATGCCAAGAATTTCAGCGATCTCACCTACCTTCTTGCGAACCTGCGCCTTAGGCATACCCTGGCAAAGCAATGGATAGCTGATGTTTTTGCCGACGTTCATATGTGGGTACAACGCGAACATCTGGAAGACGAAGGCGATATCGCGCTGGCTCGCTGGTTTTTGACTAACCTCTTCACCGTCGATATAGATCTCTCCGGATGTCGGCAGTTCTAACCCCGCCATCATCCGCAGTGTCGTTGTCTTGCCGCAGCCCGATGGGCCCAACAACATGAAGAATTCACCATCTTCAATCGTGAACGTCGAAGATTTCACCGCATTGAACGAACCGAAATCCTTGCGCACACTTTCAATTCTAATTTGTGCCATGGGTCACTCCGGAAAGTGGCTAACGATGATGAACATCACCGTGCCGACAAGGGTTACAATGAAGGAATAGCTGTAAAGGCCCAGCAAGAAAGGCTGCATCAACATGAAGACCCCTAATGCAATAAGAATGGTCGCCAACATTTCCCAAGACCCACGGCGAAACCGCAAAAGTCCACTTATGAATGTACTTAAAAAGGTGATCATTTACGAACCGCCCCGAATGTGATCCCGCGCAACAGGTGTTTGCGAAGCAGGATGGTGAAGACCATGACAGGCACGAGAAAGATCGTGGCCCCCGCCGCTACTGCGGGCCAATCTTTACCGCTGGTGCCGATGATTGTCGGGATGAACGGTGGCGCTGTTTGCGCGGTGCCGGACGTAAGCAGAACCGCAAAGGCGTATTCGTTCCATGCGAAGATAAGGCAGAAGATCGCCGTGGATGCGATGCCTGTGGCCGCCTGTGGCAGGACCACTTTGTAGAACGCCTGGAATCGTGTGTAGCCGTCAATCAAGGCCGCCTCTTCGTACTCGATCGGGATCTCATCTATAAAGCCCTTGAGTAGCCAAACCGAGAGCGACAGGTTTACTGCAGTATAGAGCAGGATCATTCCGAGGTGCGTGTCGTTGAGACCGAGATTTCGAAACATCAGGAAAATCGGAATTGCGACGGCGATAGGCGGCATCATCCGCGTGGACAGGATGAAGAACAACAGATCGTCCTTTAGCGGCACCTTAAAACGGCTGAACGCATAGGCGGCGGCTGTTCCCAAGATCATACAGAGTAACGTAGATCCAAACCCGATGATGACCGAGTTCAAGAACCGCTCACCGTAGCGCGACGGGCCGGAAATGATCGTGCCGCGATTGCGTGTGATTTCATCATACCATGTCACCGCAGGTCCTGCTGCCTCAAGCATGTCGTCTGTCGCACGCGTTCGTTCAGTAAACAGGTTCACATACCCTTCAAGGCTTGGCTCAAACACCACGACCGGTGGGTAGGCAATGGAATCTGCGGGTGATTTGAACCCCGTCGCAACAATCCAAAGAAGCGGGATCAAGGTGATGATCGCGTAAAGAACAACGGCAATACCGGCGAACCATTTGGTGCCCCTTGTAGGCTCTGTGGCTGAATAGCTCATCGTTCTTTTACCTTGTTCAGTGCTTTGACATAGATCGACGCGAGGCCGAACACGGTGACAAACAGGATGACAGCGTAGGCACTTGAATACCCCGTTCGCCATTTTTCAAACGCTTCCCGTTTGAGGTCGATGGAAGTGAGCGTAGTCGTATTGCCCGGCCCCCCACCCGTCAGTTGAACGACAAGATCGAACATCTTGAAGTTCTCGATCCCGCGGAACAGTACAGCCAGCATCAGGAACGGCAGCGCCATAGGTATGGTGATGGTCCAGAACTGGCGCCATTTGCTTGCACGGTCACATTCGGCGGCCTCGTAAATACTATCAGGGATCGATCGTAGCCCAGCCAAACAGATCAGCATCACAAACGGTGTCCACATCCATGTATCAGCAATCACAATGGCCCAGGGCGCGAGGTGCACGTCTCCAATCATTGAAAAGCTTGCCGGGTCAGCGCCCGTAAAGAACGCAACTACGTAGTTGAACAGGCCGATTTGTGGCTGATACAGGAAAGTCCAGAAGTTACCTACAACCGCAGGCGACAACATCATTGGAAACACAATAATCGTCGTCCACATGTCGTTACCTTTGAATTTCTTGTTGATCAGAAATGCTAATGTGAAGCCGATCAGTACCTGCAACGTGATAGTCCAGATCAAGAAATGTGCCGTCGCCTGCATGGTGTTCCACACATCAGGGTCGGTCAGAATGCGTTGATAATTGCGCAGGCCGACCCATTCGACATCATTGTTTGGTCGGTTTACGCGGAAGTTTGTGAAGCTAAGACGGATCGTCCAAATCAGCGGAAAAATGTTCACGGCCAGCAGTAAGAAAACCGTTGGTGCGACAAAAATCCACGCGATAGTGCGATCCGAGAAGCCCTTTATGCGTCGGGCGACGCCGTCCGGTGTTTTGGCGGCGACCCTATCTATGGGGGAGACTGTCATATCGGAATTCCTTCAGACGCAAATTCGGCCCGTGGCGTATAAATTGTAAGTTAAAAGCCCCTCCAACCGACGCGTTCACATCAATTGGAGGGAGAGTATCAGACGCCTACTCAGGGAAGGCATCCAACAGGGAGTAGGTTAAAGCTTACCTTCGTCCTCAAAGACTTCGGTCCAATCACGGACAAGACCATCAAGCGCTTCTTGGGCAGTGCCTTCACCAGCGATGACGTAGTTGTGCATGCGTTCTTGCGTCGCAATCAAAAGATCTGCGTAGGCAGGCTCTGCCCAGAAGTCTTTCACAATGGCCATGCTATCAAGGAACGTCTGCGCATAAGGCTGGCTGGTTGCGAAATCAGGCGCTTCGACGACCGCACGTAGCGCGGATGCACCGCCCAGATCCCACCAACGTTGCTGAACCTCAGGTTGAGCAAACCACTGGATGTATTCCAATGCAGCGTCCTGCTTTTCAGAATAGGCAACAACCGAGATGCCCTGACCGCCAAGCTGTGCGAACTGGCCCGCTGGACCAGCTGGGTTCGGGAAGTATCCTGAATTGCCACCCCCAACTGTTTCGTCAGCTTCGACACCAGGCCACACGAATGCAAAGTTCATCTGCATCGCAACCTGACCGGAACGGAAGGCATCAATGTTTTCACCCATATACCAGTTGGACGAGCCCGGAGGTGTACCAACGTCATAGAGCTCTTTGTAGAACTCAAGGCCCGCAACCGCCCCTTCGGAATTTACGAACCCCTCCAGATCATAAGGCTGATCAGGATTTTCATATTCGAAACCGAAGTTATAAAGCGCGTTTGTGACGCCCATCGTAATGCCCTCGGACCCACGCTCTGTGTAGATCGCAGCACCGTAAACAGTCGTGCCGTCGATGTCGCGGCCCTGGAAGAATTCAGCGATGTCTTTCAACTGACCAAGGGTTTCAGGCGCTGCCAGCGCGTAACCGTAGGTGTCCATGAATTCAGTCTGAAGCTCTGGACGCTCAAACCAATCTTTGCGGTAAGTCCAACCAACAACGTCAGCATAAGCAGGCAGCGCGTAGTAGTTCGGAGTGTTCTTTGGCCATTCAGCATAACCGGTTACGGTCGCTGGCAAGAAGTCATCCATGCTAATGCCGTTCGCATCAAAGAAATCGTTCAGCTTTACGTAGTGACCGTTTTCAGCGCCGCCACCGATCCATTGGCTGTCGCCGATCATCAGGTCGCACAATTGCCCGCCCGAGTTCAGCTCGTTCAGCATACGATCCGCAAAACTGGTCCAAGGCACGAACTCGAAGTTCATGGTGTGGCCAGACTGTTCTTCAAAATCTTTGCTTAGTTCGATCAGTGAGTTTGCGGGATCCCAAGCGGCCCAACACAGGGTCAAATCCGTTGCATGGCCATCAGCAAAAGCACCGGTGGCCATCATTGCGCCAGCCGCGGCGTGCATCATCAGTTTCATTTTCATGAATTTATCCTCCCATGGATTATTGCTTGGGCCGACCTTTTCGTCGCGCCCTCTCATGATAACCTTCTTAGTGAGGCACGTGCCTCAAAACAACAAAAGAATGAGACACGTGCCTCACTATTGGGTATATTGCTTGAAGATACGCTTAAGTGCCCTTGCGATTGCAGGCGAACAAAAGCCTGATAAAATAGAAGAAAGACCCATAATGGCGCCGCAAAAACTGATGCTCAGGCCGACAATAAAAGATCTTGTAAAAGTGGCTGGCGTCAGTCGCGCAACTGTCGATCGCGTCCTGAATGGTCGCGATGGCGTGAAGCAAAAGACCGTCGATCGCGTGCAACAGGCCATCAAAGACCTGGGATTCGTTCGTAACTTACAGGCGGCAAATTTGGCGAAATCCCAACGCTACCGCTTTGTCTTTGCCCTGCCACGCTCAGGTGATCAGTTTTTGGAACGCATCGTGCAGCATATCGATGAGGCTGCAGAAATCTTCTCAACCGACCATGTCTTTTGCGACGTAAGGCATATCGATGAAAATAATCCGCACAGCATTTCAGACTTTTTGGATAGCCTGTCACCGCATGAGGTGACTGGCGTCGCTATTATGTCGCCAGAAACCCCACAGGTGCGCGACGCGATTTCACGTGTTCAAGATCGCGGCATCGCAGCGCTGCCCTTTATCTCGAACCAAACGATGATGGATGCTGACTGGGTGGGCATCAACAACCGCGCCGCCGGGGCAACCGCGGCCCTTCTACTTGGGCAATTCATTGGGCCACAAGAGGGGTCCATCATGGTGATTGCGGAAAGCATGCAATCGCGTGACAGCCTCGAGCGCCGTCTGGGCTTTGATGAAGAAATAAACGCCGAATTCGACCAGTTGCGCGTCCTTCCCTCACTTGAGACTTATGGCAATGAAGCCCGTGCACGCGAGATTATTGCTGCCAGCCTCGCGAACAACGCTGACACAGTCGGCATTTACGTCATGGCAACCGAGGCACGGAAACCACTCACCATCCTTCAGGATCTGGACATCGACCCATCGATTATCAAAATCGCGCATGAACGCACGCCTTATACGGAACATGCTTTACGTGCTCAAACGCTGGACGGCGTCATAGCACAAGATGCCGGGCATATTGTCCGGAGTGCAATTCGCAGGTTGAAGGGAAATGTAGATCAACGGCGCACAGTTGGATCGCAAGAAAATATCCGGATTGACATATTGCTCCGGACTAATATTTGAGTATCATTGAAGAGTTGAACCATAAGGCCCAAACGTCCAAATACGAGCTTATACGAATTTGAGCAGAGCCTTTTCAAACAGAAAATGCCCGACTTGGGACGTTCTGGAAACAGGTGGCGATGCATCCAGCAACAAACAATTTATGTGATCATGTGGCCATTGTCCGCTTTGGCCGACTGGCCCTCATCCCTTCGCGATTGCAGCGAAAGTCCGGTTTCCTGAAGGTTTTTCGATGCGGGCCGCTGCGCGACGTTTGTTGCTGGATCGGTGTCGGCCCACGTTGACAAACCTCGGAAGGAGGAAGCTGCGGGGGCTTGGTTGGAGCTATGGGGAAAGCACTGATCGGCGGCTGACCGAACCTAATTTTCGTAGATACAG
This window contains:
- a CDS encoding carbohydrate ABC transporter permease; this translates as MTVSPIDRVAAKTPDGVARRIKGFSDRTIAWIFVAPTVFLLLAVNIFPLIWTIRLSFTNFRVNRPNNDVEWVGLRNYQRILTDPDVWNTMQATAHFLIWTITLQVLIGFTLAFLINKKFKGNDMWTTIIVFPMMLSPAVVGNFWTFLYQPQIGLFNYVVAFFTGADPASFSMIGDVHLAPWAIVIADTWMWTPFVMLICLAGLRSIPDSIYEAAECDRASKWRQFWTITIPMALPFLMLAVLFRGIENFKMFDLVVQLTGGGPGNTTTLTSIDLKREAFEKWRTGYSSAYAVILFVTVFGLASIYVKALNKVKER
- a CDS encoding ABC transporter ATP-binding protein, translated to MAEVTLTNVSKSFGEDVALDDVTMTVPDGSFVVLLGPTGAGKTTTLRMVSGLDKPDKGGITIGGRDMAGMTPAQRDVTMVFQQYSLYPHLTVRQNLEFPLKSPILRTPQPEIDRKVNEVAEVLQISHKLDNKATALSGGEMQRVSIGRALVRQPSVYLMDEPLSSLDAKLRSDLRIELKGIQANSGATLLYVTHDQIEAMTMATHVGVLDNGKLVQFGTPRELYENPVSVYAASRLGQPRINVLPADIFGGAPGAATHIGLRPEQILQGDGEDSTVHRVEHLGDQTRLHLSFKSHDLITVTDAHTDLKAGDIVKIRPHKALYFGADGARVA
- the tnpA gene encoding IS200/IS605 family transposase, translated to MIYSTGSHTKFYHRFHVVWTTKYRYKVMRGEMRERIREIIIQTCQELGVHIEKGVLSTDHVHMFISVPPQIALSKVMMRIKGRSSYKIQREFPELRKRYWGQRFWARGFFSTTSGNVTDAVILQYLELHSKREPTGVSR
- a CDS encoding ABC transporter ATP-binding protein produces the protein MAQIRIESVRKDFGSFNAVKSSTFTIEDGEFFMLLGPSGCGKTTTLRMMAGLELPTSGEIYIDGEEVSQKPASQRDIAFVFQMFALYPHMNVGKNISYPLLCQGMPKAQVRKKVGEIAEILGITDILKKPVGGLSGGDRQRVALGRAIVRDPKAFFMDEPLGALDAEFREHMSEELRNLHDRMNATTVYVTHDQLEAMQMGDKIVVMNHGSVEQFGVPQEIYDWPATKFVAQFIGSPCMNFLDFKGKVAGGQASVQLDDVVLNMPELLDGASGDLTFGVRPEHVHLDDAAPYRGKVVATEYLGTTQIITLDTPNGQIKAREASLKNVAVGEQIGLRFDARTVTIFDASTGRALRSHANQGVLSHG
- a CDS encoding dihydroxyacetone kinase subunit DhaK; the encoded protein is MKQFINNKEDMVTDAINGTIAASGGKLARLDGYPHIRVVVRSDWGKSKVALVSGGGSGHEPAHAGFVGAGMLTAAVCGDVFASPSADAVLAGILAVTGPAGCLLIVKNYTGDRLNFGLAAERARAFGHKVSMVILDDDVALPDLPQARGLAGTLFVHKIAGAMAENGASLEECTKAAKRVIKNSRSIGMSLDTCTVPGSPKENRIPEGMAELGLGIHGEAGVEQVVSSGAKDAVAKVVEKLVPTMADAQHAVLINNLGGASVLEMSILTQDLLSSDIKDRIKYIIGPNAMMTALDMHGFSISVVELTKADEALLLQPVDVVGWPGCNPRTPTKVLPLPDGLSPIRAPASPHAATKAFLTTCCEILIASEADLNVLDAKSGDGDTGSTLATAGKALIEAMDTLPLADHTQLYRAIGLELSQTMGGSSGVLLAIFFAAAGDASASGKPMRAALQAGLERMRQVGGANPGDRTMVDALAPALDALDAGLTSASNAARKGADYTATLTTAKAGRATYINAEQLEGHIDPGAEAVARLFEHLAS
- a CDS encoding tyrosine-type recombinase/integrase, producing the protein MKEEKTTALRQRMIEDMRIRAIGETTQKGHIRAIKHFATFLGRSPDTATPDELRAYQLHMTDTEVTTSTFNTRIVSLRLFFGVTCGREEMKRYMQFRRKPRRLPVVLSVEEIGDLLAAVPGPGLTYRAALGISYGAGLRASEVCHLKVVDIDSGRMLIHVDEGKNGKDRKAMLSPGLLDLLREYWLEARPEGWLFPGKPKINPLSLRQLNRAFTSAKHMAGINKPATLHTLRHSFATHLLEAGTDVRVIQVLLGHSKLSTTARYTHVAAKTIRNTVSPFEGLKQLQDRTLRRGLE
- a CDS encoding LacI family DNA-binding transcriptional regulator codes for the protein MPQNNKRMRHVPHYWVYCLKIRLSALAIAGEQKPDKIEERPIMAPQKLMLRPTIKDLVKVAGVSRATVDRVLNGRDGVKQKTVDRVQQAIKDLGFVRNLQAANLAKSQRYRFVFALPRSGDQFLERIVQHIDEAAEIFSTDHVFCDVRHIDENNPHSISDFLDSLSPHEVTGVAIMSPETPQVRDAISRVQDRGIAALPFISNQTMMDADWVGINNRAAGATAALLLGQFIGPQEGSIMVIAESMQSRDSLERRLGFDEEINAEFDQLRVLPSLETYGNEARAREIIAASLANNADTVGIYVMATEARKPLTILQDLDIDPSIIKIAHERTPYTEHALRAQTLDGVIAQDAGHIVRSAIRRLKGNVDQRRTVGSQENIRIDILLRTNI
- a CDS encoding ABC transporter substrate-binding protein; translated protein: MKMKLMMHAAAGAMMATGAFADGHATDLTLCWAAWDPANSLIELSKDFEEQSGHTMNFEFVPWTSFADRMLNELNSGGQLCDLMIGDSQWIGGGAENGHYVKLNDFFDANGISMDDFLPATVTGYAEWPKNTPNYYALPAYADVVGWTYRKDWFERPELQTEFMDTYGYALAAPETLGQLKDIAEFFQGRDIDGTTVYGAAIYTERGSEGITMGVTNALYNFGFEYENPDQPYDLEGFVNSEGAVAGLEFYKELYDVGTPPGSSNWYMGENIDAFRSGQVAMQMNFAFVWPGVEADETVGGGNSGYFPNPAGPAGQFAQLGGQGISVVAYSEKQDAALEYIQWFAQPEVQQRWWDLGGASALRAVVEAPDFATSQPYAQTFLDSMAIVKDFWAEPAYADLLIATQERMHNYVIAGEGTAQEALDGLVRDWTEVFEDEGKL
- a CDS encoding carbohydrate ABC transporter permease, producing the protein MSYSATEPTRGTKWFAGIAVVLYAIITLIPLLWIVATGFKSPADSIAYPPVVVFEPSLEGYVNLFTERTRATDDMLEAAGPAVTWYDEITRNRGTIISGPSRYGERFLNSVIIGFGSTLLCMILGTAAAYAFSRFKVPLKDDLLFFILSTRMMPPIAVAIPIFLMFRNLGLNDTHLGMILLYTAVNLSLSVWLLKGFIDEIPIEYEEAALIDGYTRFQAFYKVVLPQAATGIASTAIFCLIFAWNEYAFAVLLTSGTAQTAPPFIPTIIGTSGKDWPAVAAGATIFLVPVMVFTILLRKHLLRGITFGAVRK